The genomic segment TGACCCGGGCGGAGGCCGGCGAGCTGACCATGCTGCCGCCGACCATGGCCACGCTCGCCGAGGTCGTCGCCGCGGGCGACCTCGACGGCGTGGCCCGCGCCGCCGCGGAGCGCGATCCGGGTACGCCGATCCTCCCGTACATCGAGGGACTGGACGGCGCCGAGCCCAGCTTCCGCCTCAGCCGAAGCGGCCGGTGATGTAGTCCTCGGTCTTCTTCTGGCTCGGGTTGCTGAAGATCTTCTGGGTGTTGTCGTACTCGATCAGGCGGCCCGGGTCGCCGGTCTTCTCGATCGAGAAGAAGGCGGTCCGGTCCGACACCCGCGCGGCCTGCTGCATGTTGTGCGTGACGATGATGATGGTGAACTTGTCCTTGAGCTGGAACATCAGGTCCTCGATGGCCAGCGTGGAGATCGGGTCCAGCGCCGAGCAGGGCTCGTCCATCAGCACGACCTGCGGCTCGACAGCGATGGTGCGGGCGATGCAGAGCCGCTGCTGCTGACCGCCGGACAGGCCCGCGCCGGGCTTGGCGAGGCGGTCCTTCACCTCGTCCCACAGGTTCGCCGAGCGGAGCGCCCGTTCGGCCGCCTCCTCCAGGATCGACTTGCGCCGTACGCCGTTGAGCCGCAGGCCCGCCACCACGTTCTCGAAGATGCTCATGGTGGGGAACGGGTTCGGCCGCTGGAAGACCATGCCGATCATCCGACGGACCGCGGTGACGTCCACGTCGCGGTCGTAGATGTCCTGGTCGTCGATGGTGAGGTTGCCCTCGACCCGGGCACCGGGCAGCACCTCGTGCATCCGGTTGATCGACCGCAGGAAGGTGGACTTGCCGCAGCCGGACGGGCCGATCAGGGCGGTGACCGTCTTCGGCTCGACGGTCAGGTTGATGTTCTCGATCGCCTTGAACCCGCCGTAGTAGGCGGTCACGTTCGTGGCTTCGATGCGCTTGGCCATGGTGGCGGTACCTCCGGGGTTCATCGGCCGAGCCGGTTGCGACGGGACAGCAGCTTCGCCGCCACGGTGAGGACGAGGACGAGGGCGACCAGGGTCAGCGCCGCGGTCCACGCCCGTGCCGGCGAGTACCTCGACGCCTCACCGGCCTGCTGGTAGACGAAGAGGGCCAGCGACGACTGGTTGTTCTCGAACGGGTTGAAGTTGATCGCCGCGCCGCCGCCGGCGACGAGCAGCACCGGCGCCGTCTCACCGGCGGCCCGCGCGATGGCGAGCATGATGCCGGTGACGATGCCGGGCAGCGCGGTCGGCAGCACGACCCGCAGGATGGTCTTCCACTTCGGTACGCCCAGGGCGTACGCGCCCTCGCGCAGCGGCGCCGGCACCAGCCGGAGCATCTCCTCGGTGGAACGGACCACAGTGGGCAGCATCAGCACGCTCAGCGCCAGCGCGGCGGCGAAGCCGGAGAAGCCCGGCCGGCCGTCGTTGAACCACGGCGAGACGATCAGCACCCAGAAGGCCAGCACGAACAGGCCGGTGACGATCGACGGGATGCCGGTCATCACGTCCACGAAGAAGCGGATGGTGAACGCGAACCGGCCCCGGCCGTACTCGACGATGTAGATCGCGCAGAGTACGCCCAGCGGCACCGTGATCAGCGTGGCGATGCCGACCTGCTGCAACGTGCCGACGATCGCGTGGTACGCGCCGCCGTTGGCGTCCCGCGACCCGATGTTGTTCATCGAGGTGCCGAAGAAGTTCGCGTCCAGTCGCTCGGAGCCCTTGCTGACAAGCGTCCAGACCACCGACGCCAGCGGCAGCACCGCCAGCACGAACGCCGAGTGGATCAGCGCGCTCCAGGTGCGGTTGCGGGCCGACCGGCGGCCCTCCACCGCGTTCGCCGCGACGAACAGGCCGGCCAGGTAGAGCAGCGCGCCGACCACCACGACCAGGACCGGGCCGCCGATGCCGGCGCCGTACACGATGCCCGTCGCGAGCAGCAGCGCCGCGACGGCGACGGCCGGAGCAGCGTACGCGGGAAGACGCTTCGCCCGCAGCGTGGCCGGCTGGGCCGGCGGGCGCGGGCGGCGGGGGGTGAGGGTGGTGGTCATGCGGCCGACTCCGTGAACTCGCGCCGCCGGTAGATGATCGCCCGCGCGGTGATGTTGACGATCAACGTGATCGCGAACAGCACCAGGCCGGAGGCGATCAGCGCGCCCCGGCCGGTGTCGTTCGCCTCGGCGAACCGGTTGGCGATGTTCGCGGCGATCGAGTTGCCGCCGCTGGCCAGGATGTTGAACGAGATGGCGTACGTGGATCCGAGCGTGAGCGCCAGCGCGATGGTCTCGCCCAGCGCCCGGCCCAGGCCCAGCATCACCGCGGCGATGACGCCCGGACGGCCGTACGGCAGGACCGCGGTGCGGATCATCTCCCAGCGGGTGGCGCCGAGCGCGAGCGCCGCCTCCTCGTTCGCGGTCGGGGTCTGCCGGAACACCTCGCGGGACAGCGAGGTGACGATCGGCAGCACCATGATGGCGAGCACCACCGAGCCGAGCAGGATCGAGTTGCCGTACGGGCCGTCGCCGAAGATCGGGATCCAGCCGAAGTACCTGTTCAGCCACGCGGACACGTCGGCGACCGGCTGGGCGAAGTAGTCCCGCCCCCAGAGGCCGAAGACCACGCTCGGCACGGCTGCGAGCAGGTCGATCAGGAAGCCCAGGGCGTTGCCGAGCCGCCGGGGCGCGTAGTGCGACAGGTAGAGGGCGATGCCCAGCGCGACCGGCACCGCCATGAGCAGCGCCAGCAGCGAGCTCAGGACGGTGCCGAAGGCGAGCGCGCCGATGCCGAACTGCGGCGGGTTGTCGTTCGGGAACCAGCCCTCGAACGTCCAGAACGACTCGGTGTTCGCCCGCAGCGCGGGGACGGCCTTGGCGACCAGGAAGATCGCGATGGCCGCGATGACCACCAGGACGGTGGTGCCGGCGGCCAGGGTCAGGCCGCGGAACGCCCGTTCCGCGCCGAAGGCGCGGGCCCGGGGGAGGGCGCCGCCGCCGCCGAGGCCGCCGTCCGGGCGGCCCGGGTTACCGGGGCGCTCGGCCACACGCGCCGAGGCACCGGCGGGTCCCTCGTGGCTCGTGGCCACGGGAGTCCCGCCGGTGCCGGCGTGGGCCGAGCGCTGAGGGGTGTCACCCATCTGCTCGCTCGCTTCGTGTTGAGGAGGTGTCGGCCGGAGCGTCAGGAGAGGCTCTGGACCGCGGCCTCGACCTTGGTGCGGACGGTCTCGGGCAGCGGCGCGTAGCCGAGCTCGACCAGCTCCTTCTGCCCCTCGGCGCTGGCGGCGTGGCCGAGCAGGCCCTTGACCAGCGGCAGCTTGTCGGCGGCGAGGCCCTTGCTGCAGACGATCTCGTAGGTCGCCAGGACGATCGGGTACGCCCCGGCCTCCTTGGTGTTGTAGTCGATCGACATCTTCAGGTCGTTGCCCTGACCCTCGAACTTGGCGCCCGCGATGGTCTTGCCGGCCGAGTCGCCGGTCAGCTCGACGAACTCGCCGTTGCCGTTCTTGATCTTCGCCATCTTCAGGTCGGAGTTCTCGGCGTACGACCACTCGACGTAGCTGATGGTGCCGTCGGTGCTCTTGACCTTGCTGGCCACACCGTCGGACTTGGCCGCGCCGACGCCGCCCGGGGCCTTCCACGCCTTGGAGTTGCCGAGCGTCCAGTCCGCCTCGGCGGTCTTGGAGAGGTACTTGGTGAAGTTGTCGGTGGTGCCCGACTCGTCCGAGCGGTGCACCGCCTGGATCGCGGTCGACGGCAGCTTGGCGTCCGGGTTGTCGGCCTTGATGGCCGCGTCGTCCCACTTGGTCACCTTGCCGGCGAAGATCTTCGCCAGGGTGGCCGGGCTGAACTGGAGGTTGTCCGCGCCGCTGACGTTGTAGACCACGGCGACCGGGCCGATGACCATCGGCAGGTTGAGCGCCTGGCCGCCGACGCACTTGGCGTCGGCCTGCGGCTGCTCCTCCGGCTTGAGCGGGGAGTCCGAACCGGCGAAGTCGGCGGTGCCGGCGATGAAGGCCTGGATGCCGGCGCCCGAGCCGCTCGGCTCGTAGTTGATCGTGGTGCCGGCGCACTTCTGCTGGTACGCCTTGATCCACTCGGCCATGGCGTTCTTCTGGGCCGAGGAGCCCTGTGCGTTCAGCGTGCCCTTCGCGCAGTCCACCGCGGCGGTGGAACCGGAGGCGCTGGCCGGCTCGTTGTTGTCCGAGCCGCAGGCGCTGAGACCGAGAACCGCGGTAAGAGCGAGACAGGCGATGGCGCCGTGCCGCTGGAGCTTCACTTCAGGGGTTTCCCTTCACGTCTTTGGTCAGGTCGCCCGGAGTGCCGGGGGCCGGCGCTGACCGGCTGACACGAAAGGTAGGAGGGCCAGGTGGACGGTTCGCCGGACGCAAGTGAACGCGCGGTGAACACGTTCAGCCGACGAGATGGCCGTACGCTGAGGAAGGGTTGTCCATTTCGTGAACTAGCAGCCTGGTATCGCCTTTGTGGCGACTTTCCGGGGCCGGAGAGCGCTCAGCCGAGCTGGTAGTTGACGTGCGCGGACCAGCGCGCGAAGCCGAGGCGCTCGTAGAGTGCTACAGCGGCGGTGTTGCTCTCGTCCACGTAGAGCATCACCCGGTCCAGCCCGCGCTCCTCGCGCAGGTGGGTCAGGCCGGCGGCGGTGAGCACGCGGCCCAGCCCGCCCCGGTGCGCGGACGGGTCGACGCCGAGCACGTACACCTCGCCGATGCGCGCCGAGCCCGGCTGCTCGTGCACCTTGGTCCAGTGGAAGCCGAGCAGCCGCCCGGTGGCGGAGTCGACGGCGAGCAGGAATCCGGCGGGGTCGAACCACGGCTCGGCGATGCGGACGCGCAGGTCGTCGAGCGTCCACCTGCCCTGCTCGGGGTGCTGGGCGAAGGCCGCGTTGTTCACCGCCAGCCAGGTCTCGTCGTCCTCGCCGGGACGGAACGCGCGCAGCGTCACGCCGTCCGGCACCACCGGCGGCGGCAACTCGGCGGTCAGCGGGCGGCGCATCTGCCAGAGCACGCGCGCCCGGGAGAAGCCCAGGTCGACAGCGAGCGCGGCGGCCGACGGGTGGTCGCCGTGCGCCCAGGCGCGCAGCGGTCCGGACGCGGCATCCACCACGCCACGGGCAAGTGCCCGGCCGGAACCCCGCCGCCGGTACGCCGGGTGCACGACCATCTCCACGCCGACACCCTCGGCCGGGGCGGTGGTGTCGAGGTGCGCGTACCCGGAGAGGGTGCCGTCGGTGGTCCGGGCGGTGAGGTGCACGGCGGGCGCCTCGGGGTCGCGCAGCCGCAGCAGCACGTGCTCGTCGAGCGGGTCGGCGCCGTCGGCGTCCCCGGCGGCGCGGGCCAGCGCCAGCACCTCGGCGACCTCGTCCGGCGTCAGGCGGTCCGCCCGTCCGATCCGGTCGGCCGCGGTCGTCGGCTCGGTGCTGCTCATCTGAGTCACGGTAGCGGCAGGCGGGCCGGGGTTCGCGCCGGACGACGACCGGGATCGGTGGCGCTCGTCACGGGTTGCCGACGGGCAGCGGCTCCAGTTCGAACCGGCTCACCATCTCGGGCAGGAGTTGCTGCAACGCCGTGACGGTGCCGGAGCGGTCCCCGCCCGCGTCGTGCATGAGCACGATCGCGCCCGGGCCCATCTGCGTGCGGATGGTCGCCTCGATCGCTCCGGGTCCCGGTGCCTTCCAGTCCGACGGGTCCACGCTCCAGTGCACCGGGGTGAGGCCCAGGTCGGCGCAGGCCGCCATGACCGAGGGCGTCCAGGCCCCGCCCGGCTGGCGGTAGTACGTGATCCGCGCGTCGGGCGCGGCGGCCAGGATCGCGTCGTTGGTGCGCAGCAGGTCGGCCCGGATCGTCGCCGGGGAACGCTTGCCCAGGTTGACGTCGTGCTTCCAGGAGTGGTTGCACAGGGTGTGGCCCTCGGCCACTATCGACCGGACCAGATCCGGGTGGGTCTCGACGTTCTCGCCGACGACACAGAAGGTCGCCCGTACGCCGTACTGGGCCAGCAGCGCGAGCACCTGCGGGGTCCAGCGGGGATCGGGGCCGTCGTCGAAGGTCAGCGCCACCCGGGCGGAGCCGGTGGCGAGCATGGCGCCGTACGGGCCGTCGCCGTCCGGTGGAACGGGTGCGGCGTCCGGCTCGGCGTCGGGGCTGGGCCGAGGGCCGGCCGTGCCGCCCGGGAAGTCGGTGCTCGGTGGCTGGTCGCCGTAGCGCGGCCCGGTGAGCGACGTGGCGACTCCGGCGGCCGACGGATGCGGGTCCGGCACCAGGCTGCGGCCCAGCGCGAACGCCGAGCCGAGCAGGCCGGCCAGGACGACGGTCACGAGCCCGGCGGCGCGCAGCGTCGAGCCCCGCATCAGCGGCACCGGCCGTTCGTCGCCCCCGTGTTCACCGCACGCACCGTCGCCCCCTTAGCCCGACAATTCCGGCAGCCAGGATATGGCTGACTGATCGGGCAAAAAGGGCATACGCGAAAAGTGCCCTCTAGCGGGGTGGCGCGTGGGCGGTCAGACCGGCAGCGGGGCGGGCTCCGACTCCGGCAGCGAGCGCGACGGCGGGACGACGAACTTGTAGCCCACCTGGCGGACGGTGCCGATCATCGACTCGTACTCCGAGCCGAGCTTGGCGCGCAGCCGCCGCACGTGCACGTCCACCGTCCGGGTGCCGCCGAAGTAGTCGTAACCCCAGACCTCGCGCAGCAGCTGGTCCCGGGTGAAGACCCGCCCCGGGTGCTGGGCCAGGAACTTCAACAGCTCGAACTCCTTGTACGTGAGGTCGAGCGGCCGGCCCTTCAGCTTGGCGGCGTACGTGTCCGGGTCGATGTTCAGCTCGCCGGCCCGGATCGAGCCGCCGGCGCCGGCGGTGGCGTTGCTGAGCCGGCCGACAGCGAGCCGCAGCCGGGCCTCCACCTCGGCCGGCCCGGCACCGGCCAGGATCACGTCGTCGACGCCCCAGTCCGCGTTGAGCGCGATCAGCCCCGCCTCGGTGACGACAGCGACGAGCGGCACGCCGAGCCCGGTGGCGTGCAGCATCCGGCAGGTGGCCCGCGCCTCGCTCAGCTCGGAGCGGGCGTCCACCAGGACGGCGTCCGGCGTGGGGCCGGAGACCAGCGTGCGGACGTCACGGGGTGCGGTGCGAACCGAGTGCGGCAGCAGGTCGAGTGCCGGCAACACCGCCGACGGCTCGCCGGCCCGCGCGGTCACGAGCAGCAGGAGCTCCACGATCACCTCCGTCCCGGCGGCCCTTCGGCCGCGCGCGACCAGCGACACGCCCGGGTGGGGGCGGCACTGTGAACTTGCGTGGGTCCCGGCGTCGTCGACGGGCGGGTAACGGCCTGAGCGTAACCGATGGACCGGGCGTCACCTTCGCGCGATTTACCGTTTGCCCTTTCTGCCCTCGATCGCGGTGCAGGTTTTAACGTCGCCGAAACCGGGACCTCCGCCGAGCCGCCCGGGTCTGGCACGATCGGGGCGTGTTTCCCTCCACCTCGCGCGACACCGGCCGTGACCCGTGGACCGACGAGCCGCCTACCGGCGCGTCCGCCCCCGCTCGTGGCTACCCGCCCGCCCCGCGCACCGGTCCCGCTCAGGAGGAGGGCGACCGGCCGGAACGCAAGGGCCCACGCCGGCTGCGCAAGGGCGGGCCCAGCCGGCGTCCCGACGACGAGTCCGACGAGGAACCCGAGGAGGAGGTGCCGCCGGTCCCGGTCCGCCGCCCGTTGGCGCTCACCGTCGCCGGCTTCGCCGCGCTGCTCGGCGTCGGCCTGGTGCTCGGCGCGCAGACCTCCGGTCCGGGGCACCGGCTGCCGTTCGCCGCGATCATCTTCGGGGTCCAGCTGCTGTTCGTCCTGGCCTGGACGATGGCCATGCGACCGCCCGCGCTGCTCGTCGTCGCGCTTGTCAGCGCCGCGACGGCGGCGATCGCCGACGTCTCCGCCGTGCAGTCGGACATCGCAGGCCTGGCCCCGCTCGGCTACGCCGCGGCCGCCGGGCTCCTGCTCGCCGTGCTGGGGCAGCTCGTGCGGCGGGTGGACCGGGTCCGGGTGACCGACTCGCTCGGCGGCACCCTGCTCATCGTGGTGGGCGTGGTCGCCTTCGCCACGCTCATCGTGCTCAGCCGGATCCCCAAGGGCACCCAGGCGATCACGGTCTGCCTCACCGCCGCCGGTGTGGCGTTGCTCGTCGCCCGGCTCACCGACGCGATCGCGCCGTGGCCGCGGCTCGCCCCGCAGGTGCCAC from the Micromonospora sp. WMMA1947 genome contains:
- the pstB gene encoding phosphate ABC transporter ATP-binding protein PstB, with the translated sequence MAKRIEATNVTAYYGGFKAIENINLTVEPKTVTALIGPSGCGKSTFLRSINRMHEVLPGARVEGNLTIDDQDIYDRDVDVTAVRRMIGMVFQRPNPFPTMSIFENVVAGLRLNGVRRKSILEEAAERALRSANLWDEVKDRLAKPGAGLSGGQQQRLCIARTIAVEPQVVLMDEPCSALDPISTLAIEDLMFQLKDKFTIIIVTHNMQQAARVSDRTAFFSIEKTGDPGRLIEYDNTQKIFSNPSQKKTEDYITGRFG
- the pstA gene encoding phosphate ABC transporter permease PstA — protein: MTTTLTPRRPRPPAQPATLRAKRLPAYAAPAVAVAALLLATGIVYGAGIGGPVLVVVVGALLYLAGLFVAANAVEGRRSARNRTWSALIHSAFVLAVLPLASVVWTLVSKGSERLDANFFGTSMNNIGSRDANGGAYHAIVGTLQQVGIATLITVPLGVLCAIYIVEYGRGRFAFTIRFFVDVMTGIPSIVTGLFVLAFWVLIVSPWFNDGRPGFSGFAAALALSVLMLPTVVRSTEEMLRLVPAPLREGAYALGVPKWKTILRVVLPTALPGIVTGIMLAIARAAGETAPVLLVAGGGAAINFNPFENNQSSLALFVYQQAGEASRYSPARAWTAALTLVALVLVLTVAAKLLSRRNRLGR
- the pstC gene encoding phosphate ABC transporter permease subunit PstC, with amino-acid sequence MGDTPQRSAHAGTGGTPVATSHEGPAGASARVAERPGNPGRPDGGLGGGGALPRARAFGAERAFRGLTLAAGTTVLVVIAAIAIFLVAKAVPALRANTESFWTFEGWFPNDNPPQFGIGALAFGTVLSSLLALLMAVPVALGIALYLSHYAPRRLGNALGFLIDLLAAVPSVVFGLWGRDYFAQPVADVSAWLNRYFGWIPIFGDGPYGNSILLGSVVLAIMVLPIVTSLSREVFRQTPTANEEAALALGATRWEMIRTAVLPYGRPGVIAAVMLGLGRALGETIALALTLGSTYAISFNILASGGNSIAANIANRFAEANDTGRGALIASGLVLFAITLIVNITARAIIYRRREFTESAA
- the pstS gene encoding phosphate ABC transporter substrate-binding protein PstS translates to MKLQRHGAIACLALTAVLGLSACGSDNNEPASASGSTAAVDCAKGTLNAQGSSAQKNAMAEWIKAYQQKCAGTTINYEPSGSGAGIQAFIAGTADFAGSDSPLKPEEQPQADAKCVGGQALNLPMVIGPVAVVYNVSGADNLQFSPATLAKIFAGKVTKWDDAAIKADNPDAKLPSTAIQAVHRSDESGTTDNFTKYLSKTAEADWTLGNSKAWKAPGGVGAAKSDGVASKVKSTDGTISYVEWSYAENSDLKMAKIKNGNGEFVELTGDSAGKTIAGAKFEGQGNDLKMSIDYNTKEAGAYPIVLATYEIVCSKGLAADKLPLVKGLLGHAASAEGQKELVELGYAPLPETVRTKVEAAVQSLS
- the mshD gene encoding mycothiol synthase, coding for MSSTEPTTAADRIGRADRLTPDEVAEVLALARAAGDADGADPLDEHVLLRLRDPEAPAVHLTARTTDGTLSGYAHLDTTAPAEGVGVEMVVHPAYRRRGSGRALARGVVDAASGPLRAWAHGDHPSAAALAVDLGFSRARVLWQMRRPLTAELPPPVVPDGVTLRAFRPGEDDETWLAVNNAAFAQHPEQGRWTLDDLRVRIAEPWFDPAGFLLAVDSATGRLLGFHWTKVHEQPGSARIGEVYVLGVDPSAHRGGLGRVLTAAGLTHLREERGLDRVMLYVDESNTAAVALYERLGFARWSAHVNYQLG
- a CDS encoding polysaccharide deacetylase family protein, with translation MRGSTLRAAGLVTVVLAGLLGSAFALGRSLVPDPHPSAAGVATSLTGPRYGDQPPSTDFPGGTAGPRPSPDAEPDAAPVPPDGDGPYGAMLATGSARVALTFDDGPDPRWTPQVLALLAQYGVRATFCVVGENVETHPDLVRSIVAEGHTLCNHSWKHDVNLGKRSPATIRADLLRTNDAILAAAPDARITYYRQPGGAWTPSVMAACADLGLTPVHWSVDPSDWKAPGPGAIEATIRTQMGPGAIVLMHDAGGDRSGTVTALQQLLPEMVSRFELEPLPVGNP
- a CDS encoding response regulator transcription factor; this translates as MIVELLLLVTARAGEPSAVLPALDLLPHSVRTAPRDVRTLVSGPTPDAVLVDARSELSEARATCRMLHATGLGVPLVAVVTEAGLIALNADWGVDDVILAGAGPAEVEARLRLAVGRLSNATAGAGGSIRAGELNIDPDTYAAKLKGRPLDLTYKEFELLKFLAQHPGRVFTRDQLLREVWGYDYFGGTRTVDVHVRRLRAKLGSEYESMIGTVRQVGYKFVVPPSRSLPESEPAPLPV